From one Longimicrobiales bacterium genomic stretch:
- a CDS encoding M14 family zinc carboxypeptidase has protein sequence MRPIHARAVVRWFVAAIPFVFVASGSGAASAQQSQDAEYTAAIREYTTEPFFLTPLIDYLPESSTVPSPKDVLGHVIGQPDVLHYPEEIYRYMRAVDEASDRVKVFTIGQTEEGREMLLVVVADEASIANLEQHKAELGRLADPRGTTEEEAQRIIGSAKPIYWATGAIHAPETGSPEMLMELVYRLAVDEGEHVRAIRDNLIFMATPIVEVDGRAKVVDIHMARRKDPDGNYPRSPLYWGKYVAHDNNRDGMGLQLALTRNVLSTFLEWHPTVLHDLHESASYLYTSTGRGPYNAWVDPIVVNEWNRLAFKEVKDMTAWGVPGIYTFDFYDGWAPNYLFWIANMRNSIGRFYETQASRDASTHIVRTNVDRQWHRPSTPLPEVVWGIRNNVNLQQSALLIALHEVAVEREEFLRNFWEKSKRAIAKAATEGPAAYVLPADDPRPGQQARLLSLLQQQGAEVQRATSDFSIGDTRYRAGSFIIRMDQPYSRAIDMLLDVQYYNPDDPRPYDDVGWTLGPLFNARVDRVEDVAVLDAPMSPVTEISPAGSVQGSGSAYIIDYNADNSLTAFRFANRELRMQAAEQAFDAAGRSFRAGSFIIPTRGNPGDLRNRLERAAAEYGFTAYGVGAVPSVATHAVAAPRVAVVHTWQRTQDEGWLRIGLDEYGVPHDYISVHEVRDNPRLRERYDVLLLGPTSFDALSVVRGVTGESPLPWKRTDVTPNLGRQDETDDMRGGLELRGVQNLQRFVEEGGTLVTLTNSASLPLHFGFVPGLSIRETENLWAPGGVYQAVAAEKTSPLLYGYDETVGVYFNQRSSPVFGAQQNEFARFFGGGSSANAEQAAREGATTARRSGRGGIDEEDIVQGRPRDMGAAGVEAFRARQQEEENEMAFFGFGQEQPSYRTILRYEPDVSKLLISGGLNHGRELANTPALVQATLGRGNVVMFSFNPFWRGQTLGTYAMLFNALMHHEALGLAAPAAVADEQ, from the coding sequence ATGCGACCCATCCACGCGCGCGCTGTCGTGCGCTGGTTCGTTGCAGCCATCCCGTTCGTGTTCGTCGCGTCCGGATCCGGTGCGGCGAGTGCGCAGCAGTCCCAGGACGCGGAGTACACTGCGGCGATCCGGGAGTACACGACGGAGCCGTTTTTCCTGACTCCGCTGATCGACTACCTGCCGGAGTCGTCGACGGTGCCTTCGCCGAAGGACGTGCTGGGGCACGTGATCGGCCAGCCGGACGTGCTGCACTACCCGGAGGAGATCTACCGCTACATGCGTGCGGTGGATGAGGCGTCGGACCGGGTGAAGGTGTTCACGATCGGCCAGACGGAGGAAGGTCGTGAGATGCTGCTGGTCGTCGTCGCTGACGAGGCGTCGATCGCGAACCTGGAGCAGCACAAGGCGGAGCTCGGCAGGCTGGCGGACCCGCGGGGCACGACGGAGGAGGAAGCGCAGCGCATCATCGGCAGCGCGAAGCCGATCTACTGGGCGACGGGTGCGATTCACGCGCCGGAGACCGGCTCGCCGGAAATGCTGATGGAGCTGGTCTACCGGCTGGCGGTGGACGAGGGCGAGCACGTCCGTGCGATCCGCGACAACCTGATCTTCATGGCGACGCCGATCGTGGAGGTGGACGGCCGCGCAAAGGTGGTCGACATCCACATGGCGCGGCGCAAGGACCCGGACGGCAACTACCCGCGCAGCCCGCTCTACTGGGGCAAATACGTCGCACACGACAACAACCGCGACGGCATGGGGCTGCAGCTCGCGCTGACGCGCAACGTGCTGAGCACCTTCCTCGAGTGGCACCCGACGGTGCTGCACGACCTGCACGAGTCGGCGTCGTACCTGTACACGTCGACGGGGCGCGGGCCGTACAACGCGTGGGTCGATCCGATCGTGGTGAACGAGTGGAACCGGCTCGCGTTCAAGGAAGTCAAGGACATGACAGCGTGGGGGGTACCGGGCATCTACACGTTCGACTTCTATGACGGGTGGGCGCCGAACTACCTGTTCTGGATCGCGAACATGCGGAACTCGATCGGGCGTTTCTACGAGACGCAGGCGTCGCGCGACGCGTCGACGCATATCGTCCGCACCAACGTCGATCGCCAGTGGCACCGCCCGAGCACGCCGCTGCCCGAGGTGGTCTGGGGCATCCGCAACAACGTGAACCTGCAGCAGAGCGCGTTGCTGATCGCGCTGCACGAGGTGGCGGTCGAGCGCGAGGAGTTCCTGCGCAACTTCTGGGAAAAGTCGAAGCGCGCGATCGCCAAGGCCGCCACGGAGGGTCCGGCCGCCTACGTGCTGCCCGCCGACGACCCGCGCCCGGGACAGCAGGCGCGCCTGCTCTCGCTGCTGCAGCAGCAGGGTGCCGAGGTCCAGCGTGCGACGTCGGACTTCAGCATCGGCGATACCCGTTACCGCGCCGGCAGCTTCATCATCCGCATGGACCAGCCGTACTCGCGCGCGATCGACATGCTGCTCGACGTCCAGTACTACAACCCCGACGATCCGCGTCCGTACGACGACGTCGGCTGGACGCTCGGCCCGCTGTTCAACGCGCGCGTCGATCGCGTCGAGGACGTCGCGGTGCTGGATGCGCCGATGTCGCCGGTAACGGAAATTTCGCCTGCAGGCTCCGTGCAGGGCAGCGGCAGCGCGTACATCATCGACTACAACGCGGACAACTCGCTGACTGCGTTCCGCTTCGCGAACCGCGAGCTGCGCATGCAGGCGGCGGAGCAGGCGTTCGACGCGGCCGGCCGCAGCTTCCGTGCGGGCAGCTTCATCATTCCCACGCGCGGCAATCCCGGCGACCTGCGGAACCGGCTCGAGCGCGCAGCGGCGGAGTACGGTTTCACCGCCTACGGCGTCGGCGCGGTGCCGTCCGTTGCGACGCACGCGGTCGCAGCGCCGCGCGTGGCGGTCGTGCACACCTGGCAGCGCACGCAGGACGAGGGGTGGCTGCGGATCGGGCTGGACGAGTACGGCGTACCGCACGACTACATCTCGGTGCACGAGGTGCGCGACAACCCGCGCCTGCGCGAGCGCTACGACGTGCTGCTGCTCGGCCCGACGTCGTTCGACGCGCTGAGCGTGGTGCGCGGGGTCACCGGCGAAAGCCCGCTCCCGTGGAAGCGCACGGACGTCACGCCCAACCTCGGCCGGCAGGACGAGACGGACGACATGCGCGGCGGGCTGGAGCTGCGCGGCGTGCAGAACCTGCAGCGCTTCGTCGAGGAGGGTGGCACGCTGGTCACGCTGACCAACAGCGCGTCCCTGCCGCTGCACTTCGGCTTCGTGCCGGGCCTCTCGATCCGCGAGACGGAGAACCTGTGGGCGCCGGGCGGCGTGTACCAGGCCGTTGCCGCCGAGAAGACGAGCCCGCTGCTGTACGGCTACGACGAGACGGTCGGCGTTTACTTCAACCAGCGCAGCTCACCCGTGTTCGGTGCGCAGCAGAACGAGTTCGCGCGCTTCTTCGGCGGAGGCAGCAGCGCCAACGCGGAGCAGGCCGCGCGCGAGGGCGCAACGACAGCGCGTCGCAGCGGTCGTGGTGGCATCGACGAGGAAGACATCGTACAGGGCCGGCCGCGCGACATGGGTGCGGCGGGTGTCGAGGCGTTCCGCGCACGGCAGCAGGAGGAAGAAAACGAGATGGCGTTCTTCGGCTTCGGCCAGGAACAGCCGTCGTACCGCACGATCCTGCGCTACGAGCCGGACGTCTCGAAGCTGCTGATCAGCGGCGGACTGAACCATGGCCGCGAGCTGGCGAACACGCCCGCACTGGTCCAGGCGACGCTCGGTCGCGGCAACGTGGTGATGTTCTCGTTCAATCCGTTCTGGCGCGGGCAGACGCTGGGGACGTATGCGATGCTGTTCAATGCACTGATGCATCACGAGGCGCTGGGCCTTGCTGCGCCGGCGGCTGTGGCTGATGAGCAGTGA
- a CDS encoding M28 family metallopeptidase, giving the protein MKTYSRLLATAAALVLTACTIEHNPGRTGPAPDTAGIRRAADAITSDGLLSGIAALSHDSMEGRSPGTPGEEKTVAYLERVFQAAGLRPGNPDGTWTQAVPLVGFSTEPEATLSAGGQQIALSFPADYVAVSRHFQPEVSVDASDLVFVGYGVVAPEYGWDDYKDVDVRGKTIVMLINDPPVGSGDDLDENMFRGEAMTYYGRWTYKYEIASEKGAAAAIIVHETGPAGYPWEVVSGSWGRENFDIRSPNADPNRVRVEAWITEPKARELFAAAGQEFDALKEQARTREFRPVDLRGTASFQLRNTIREVQSRNVVAKLEGSDPELRDEYVIYTAHWDHLGRDTTAEGDQIYNGALDNASGTAGMVEIAKAFDALQTPPRRSILFLAVTAEEQGLLGAKYYAENPLYPLTHTVANINIDGLNQWGRTEDVVIVGRGNSTLEDALAQVTQGERTLADDPEPEKGFYYRSDHFEFAKQGVPALYVDAGTEFIGRDASYGEEKREQYTANDYHKPSDEMKPDWDLSGAVQDLRMLFRLGLMVANDSVLPQWKEGTEFKARRDSMMAGRRD; this is encoded by the coding sequence ATGAAGACCTACTCGCGACTCCTGGCGACCGCGGCGGCGCTGGTGCTGACCGCATGCACGATCGAGCACAATCCCGGACGGACCGGCCCGGCACCGGATACTGCCGGCATCCGACGCGCCGCCGACGCCATCACGAGCGACGGGCTGCTGTCCGGGATTGCCGCGCTCTCGCACGACTCCATGGAGGGACGCTCGCCGGGCACCCCCGGCGAGGAAAAGACGGTGGCGTACCTGGAGCGGGTGTTCCAGGCTGCCGGGCTGCGGCCCGGGAATCCGGACGGGACCTGGACGCAGGCGGTGCCGCTGGTCGGGTTTTCCACTGAGCCGGAGGCGACCCTGAGCGCGGGTGGGCAACAGATCGCCCTCTCCTTCCCCGCCGACTACGTCGCGGTCTCGCGCCATTTCCAGCCGGAAGTCTCGGTCGACGCCTCGGACCTGGTGTTCGTCGGCTACGGCGTGGTCGCGCCCGAGTACGGCTGGGACGACTACAAGGACGTGGACGTGCGCGGCAAGACGATCGTGATGCTGATCAACGACCCGCCCGTCGGCTCCGGCGATGATCTGGACGAGAACATGTTCCGCGGCGAGGCGATGACGTACTACGGCCGCTGGACGTACAAGTACGAGATCGCTTCGGAAAAGGGAGCGGCTGCCGCGATCATCGTTCACGAAACCGGGCCGGCCGGTTATCCGTGGGAGGTCGTCAGCGGCAGCTGGGGGCGGGAGAACTTCGATATCCGCAGCCCCAACGCCGATCCGAACCGCGTGCGCGTGGAAGCGTGGATCACGGAGCCGAAGGCGCGCGAGCTGTTTGCCGCGGCCGGCCAGGAGTTCGATGCGCTGAAGGAGCAGGCGCGCACGCGGGAGTTCCGCCCGGTCGACCTCCGTGGTACCGCGTCGTTCCAGCTGCGCAACACGATCCGCGAGGTGCAGTCGCGTAACGTGGTCGCAAAGCTCGAGGGCTCGGATCCCGAGCTGCGCGACGAGTACGTCATCTACACGGCGCACTGGGACCACCTCGGCCGCGACACCACGGCGGAAGGCGATCAGATCTACAACGGCGCACTCGACAACGCGAGCGGCACTGCGGGCATGGTCGAGATCGCCAAGGCATTCGACGCGCTGCAAACGCCGCCACGCCGCTCCATTCTCTTCCTCGCCGTGACCGCCGAGGAGCAGGGGCTGCTCGGCGCCAAGTACTACGCCGAGAACCCGCTGTATCCGCTCACCCACACGGTGGCGAACATCAACATCGACGGACTGAACCAGTGGGGCCGCACCGAGGACGTCGTGATCGTGGGACGCGGCAACTCGACGCTGGAGGACGCGCTCGCCCAGGTGACGCAGGGGGAGCGGACACTGGCCGACGATCCGGAGCCGGAAAAGGGCTTCTACTACCGCTCCGACCACTTCGAGTTCGCGAAGCAGGGTGTGCCCGCGCTGTACGTCGACGCCGGCACGGAGTTCATCGGCCGGGACGCGTCATACGGCGAGGAGAAGCGCGAGCAGTACACTGCGAACGACTATCACAAGCCGAGCGACGAGATGAAGCCGGACTGGGACCTGTCGGGCGCGGTGCAGGACCTGCGGATGCTGTTCCGGCTGGGGTTGATGGTCGCGAACGACAGCGTACTGCCGCAGTGGAAGGAAGGAACGGAGTTCAAGGCGCGCCGCGATTCGATGATGGCTGGTCGACGCGACTGA
- a CDS encoding MATE family efflux transporter — protein sequence MDPAPADTARDVASSTFDNDMTPDNDNASNAPGAHPGASGSSGDLAAAAAAAAAAATSEEAAADSGAEASAEPPRRSSRFDRSIVEGPLSPAVWKLAWPTIVNNLIGGLQGMIDHAMVGHYVGYQGNAAIGVSWQVFLVVIVFITSLFTGMSVLVARFAGADDQTLVNRTVYQAFLTALIISFGIMAPLGYVLTPALLDIVNAAPAVQAEAMPYLRIMFIFSWGLLLFFMLGGALRSAGDARTPLRLGVLVTVLNIVLNVILIRGLGPIPAFGTTGAALGTVVATGAVGVYAVVQLRRNVWVVGFPRGMSLRPDWSIIRALFRFGLPTGIQGIAMNVGGVLLLGFIGSLALSAQAQAAYTVAYTQIFSFITWTAVGLMGAAAAVAGQNLGANNPQRAADAVNVAARFAAAIAIFFGVLFLLFPGQLLAIFGMSDPVVVELGTELLRFLSVSGIFIAVALTYTGGLQGTGDTRSPLYISIVSQVVLPIGLCFFFDRTGTLEPWEIWLAILLGHITRCLLSLIKFRQGKWAHIEVRV from the coding sequence ATGGACCCCGCACCCGCGGACACGGCACGCGACGTCGCGTCGTCGACGTTCGACAACGACATGACCCCGGACAACGACAACGCCAGCAATGCTCCGGGCGCCCACCCCGGCGCCAGCGGCTCCAGCGGTGACCTGGCCGCCGCGGCCGCTGCCGCCGCTGCCGCCGCGACATCGGAAGAAGCCGCGGCGGACTCCGGCGCAGAGGCCAGCGCAGAGCCGCCTCGACGCTCGTCGCGCTTCGACCGGTCCATTGTGGAGGGGCCGCTGTCGCCTGCCGTCTGGAAGCTTGCCTGGCCCACCATCGTCAACAACCTGATCGGCGGGCTGCAGGGCATGATCGACCACGCGATGGTCGGACACTACGTCGGCTACCAGGGCAATGCAGCGATCGGCGTGAGCTGGCAGGTTTTCCTCGTCGTCATCGTGTTCATCACGTCGCTGTTCACGGGAATGAGCGTGCTCGTCGCGCGGTTCGCCGGCGCCGACGACCAGACGCTGGTGAACCGCACCGTCTACCAGGCGTTCCTGACCGCGCTCATCATCTCGTTCGGGATCATGGCGCCGCTCGGCTACGTGCTCACGCCCGCACTGCTCGACATCGTCAATGCAGCGCCCGCGGTGCAGGCGGAAGCGATGCCGTACCTGCGCATCATGTTCATCTTCAGCTGGGGACTGCTGCTGTTCTTCATGCTCGGCGGCGCGCTTCGCTCGGCCGGAGACGCGCGCACCCCGCTCCGACTCGGCGTCCTCGTCACGGTGCTGAACATCGTGCTCAACGTGATCCTGATCCGCGGCCTCGGCCCGATCCCGGCGTTCGGCACGACGGGCGCCGCGCTCGGCACCGTCGTCGCGACCGGGGCCGTCGGCGTCTACGCTGTCGTGCAGCTCCGCCGCAATGTCTGGGTCGTCGGCTTCCCCAGGGGCATGAGCCTCCGACCGGACTGGTCGATCATCCGCGCGCTGTTCCGCTTCGGACTGCCGACCGGAATCCAGGGGATCGCGATGAACGTCGGTGGCGTGCTGCTGCTGGGCTTCATCGGCTCGCTCGCACTCAGCGCGCAGGCGCAGGCGGCCTACACCGTCGCATACACGCAGATCTTCTCGTTCATCACCTGGACCGCCGTCGGGCTCATGGGCGCGGCCGCGGCAGTGGCAGGCCAGAACCTCGGGGCCAACAACCCGCAGCGCGCCGCCGACGCCGTCAACGTCGCCGCCCGCTTCGCCGCAGCCATCGCGATCTTCTTCGGCGTGCTGTTCCTGCTCTTCCCGGGCCAGCTGCTCGCGATCTTCGGCATGAGCGACCCCGTCGTCGTCGAGCTCGGCACCGAGCTGCTCCGCTTCCTGAGCGTGTCCGGCATCTTCATCGCCGTCGCGCTCACCTACACGGGCGGCCTGCAGGGCACCGGCGACACGCGCAGCCCGCTGTACATCTCCATCGTGTCACAGGTCGTGCTGCCCATCGGCCTCTGCTTCTTCTTCGACCGGACCGGCACGCTCGAGCCCTGGGAGATCTGGCTCGCGATCCTGCTCGGCCACATCACGCGCTGCCTGCTGAGCCTGATCAAGTTCCGGCAGGGCAAGTGGGCGCACATCGAGGTGCGGGTCTAG